The following are encoded together in the Pelagicoccus enzymogenes genome:
- a CDS encoding DUF502 domain-containing protein: protein MFARLRKSFLSGLILLAPIGITFFVFNWLVIKVGGNVKEPLLKLLHIPENLISKESLTLVWDTLATVIVLLAITLLGFLSRYFIAKYLFSIGERFLNNVPIINTVYTSVKQIVDTFSSQNRAVFQKVVLVEFPKEGCHALGFLTGDGKGEVQHKTDDHLQNVFVPTTPNPTSGFLVMMKKEDIMELDMTVGQGMKLIISGGAVAPPYPPVEKSLQFRTEKPRPTEPPTDAS from the coding sequence ATGTTCGCACGACTTCGCAAATCATTCCTCTCCGGACTCATCCTCCTCGCTCCAATCGGCATCACCTTCTTCGTCTTCAATTGGCTGGTCATCAAAGTAGGAGGAAACGTCAAGGAGCCGCTCCTCAAGCTCCTTCACATTCCCGAGAACCTCATATCCAAGGAGAGCCTGACCCTCGTGTGGGACACCCTCGCCACCGTCATCGTCCTGCTGGCCATCACTCTGCTCGGCTTCCTCTCCCGCTACTTCATCGCCAAGTACCTCTTCTCCATCGGCGAACGGTTCCTCAACAACGTTCCCATCATCAACACAGTCTACACTTCCGTTAAGCAAATCGTAGACACCTTCAGCTCCCAAAATCGAGCCGTCTTCCAAAAGGTCGTTCTGGTCGAGTTCCCCAAGGAAGGCTGCCACGCCCTCGGCTTTCTCACTGGCGACGGCAAAGGCGAGGTCCAACACAAGACTGACGATCACCTGCAAAACGTCTTCGTCCCCACCACCCCGAACCCCACCAGCGGCTTTCTGGTCATGATGAAGAAAGAGGATATCATGGAACTGGACATGACGGTCGGGCAAGGCATGAAGCTCATCATTTCAGGAGGCGCCGTGGCTCCCCCCTACCCGCCTGTCGAGAAAAGCCTGCAATTCCGAACCGAAAAGCCGCGACCTACCGAGCCTCCCACGGATGCCAGCTGA